The Tenebrio molitor chromosome 3, icTenMoli1.1, whole genome shotgun sequence genome contains a region encoding:
- the htt gene encoding huntingtin, whose product MATQEKLLKSLEILKSLSSPNQTFDPSKRKEKIQHCHIVTEAISNSTIKIAPNFHTYLSITIEVLLQLCDDQESDVRMTAGDCLNRIIRALNDGNIGKVQIELHKGIKRNGPAKSLRAALKRFSQLAHLIRPHKGKPYVVNLFPTLIKVSERPEEQVHETLANSILPIMKVLGSFSSDNEIKGLLKGFLKNVSNQSAAIRRSATTSILHVCLNCRKPYIFVTYVINYLTDLLIPINDNQTSYVILGVMTCLKSVLPHIKENQRCERNIFDTHKTGEGVSVSVDKLLQIYELCLYYFSNKDHNVINAALETANILFQNCPFELKQVLTSESGIDKNRISLSTSYSMSALRSPSQLSVANSAATEDLFVESELTETLRSDIEKWIDQSKLSVMNVTCAKTNELEKSVSAESKSSSVDVSLSQLDNFEYKPSEYVPGAKSHSIGDNLERLTLSDDSSEKSFSYIEDDKHSESAHFQNITVGTFLDNDVPLVYCTRLIVKSFLLSGHNGVCTSDKLVRVSVKSLALTCLSSIIKIYPKVFLLYLDKNCSKALPKNVCHQQIADVMLYEDHQDPQLRGNFRMLLANFIMAVLNENQLTYNQWIEKHCCDDNPARFEMDALIKIIIKGLEDESSNCCRQTIISLNTCLEKIAESPSNIHILPLLNSLPLVAANPYWLVKVTLCELVAKLPYVTIYHITGSNDFQSRIVHDVLFALLQSEDARVRSGAASAIVAIIPHLYCEQFQPKENAVTTKAIRYRNLYLSNLCDTNDGNNLNGKHLVDNMPFPFSEMLRKGCDKVEFSLSKIITKLYNFLLTATSNYFIYGCIETLSLLSNTYPTTVYTNAWNCSKVVGSVEKDKENCNVTLDLFSICVYLLTHSIINYDLTCHLNLLSLSSNLYAGCSLCLLRPTSDAELPSKPWNMFANVKFSKLTEYYLSHMIKLLNILHYVLDDMIPTQPQSKPVLANLSTSSPIKRRKSDLDKKILSPIKTPERDDKDKKDNTRPNTIGTFVHLPHYMRIYDILRQAYTNYKITLESEACGKFSGLLSQTLHSFSVLMELGTLVEFQGIAEEILSYFRYTFTLEASATVECVQQLLKCLFGNNLTANISEVRQEFDSKHHASDSSFGFYYNMNQKLYNDVTTSFNSFKNIHKVECDGDSTLMGYLHRKEMKPPLSVRSSDKILANYIRIFEPMVIKSLKHYTITSDVRLQCKVLQLLNQLIQLRVNYCLLDSEQIFIGFVLKQFEYIEEGQIPFANELIKKIFQFLVQLSYSKQHSKSIITIPKIIQLCDGLMASGQSPLTHCIPALEPIVENIFLTRNKSSTIDSKDLETTRDVVLSMLLRLSEYHEVIDLIVLILDDSKYCSNDPEKWSRWSTQVINVVLPMLRQNKIRLDSAEALVSLRKLMFVLEPSVFQPVDSVLLLLFQEPLTHENWQASYVRRLAKIVIVFLIMSPLKEETLISKMNELKADFAPGSIFENCVPTADPLNVLNSVDIFHGISPEMIFVRFLFKVLTLVSRRCVEIGENGGDDFFVEEIAIFLTYCVHVFQSGSHCKIAVYAISNVNVVQLEEISNNFLKMKDYPVLMFLWSYVLTLLNYNDKHFWTKVIDASTASPSINQKMMATGSVILFCDYMNQDVLKSDQVSWFLNNYVHLIVELCDEDPISEFISSIHRNSLTSKIFVDSLMKKRLSPTDPVFVSRILKSVENTHPNHTGVLLKLLLPELLVSRELAISRLVANLASRKIELLLTMSMTEVNEQLQREDLLGVIKKMVGLNLVRKHEALSSLLNKLCTQYYDISPLEFDQKRSVNPDYIKKLQINENWYLAQIRGKCNNKETAQLLCRLNYEELSRFMRNGDFYKGIFKECIQLGLNCTKRDKAEVESPLIKASVECLLDEVRKICDRVPEPHQVYKVQGREASSAESEFSTKLTKLLDDTAFFNLLQEVIPSVNFYVESLPHLPKTQLSDSDVEILVKFSVICLESINYLIDVDNNFNVNYIESAINCSTSILREKNFCCLLNRDSHISWLCSAVNSLQKLVSYLLADKEPLPAIPKYGLQTSIDNIKTAPVGETCYQLYLLVTWLYKIQDSSLTIPNFILKPIKNIIVSISRLPVFNSYVLIPAQVWKSGWSPELLGNFHTQVPPLPIEFLQEIDILEEFIFRITLLGWTSRQQFEETWMCLLSVLCNNFEDKDAVVVQDVVHASSLAVKAITALLVQTLYLPVPGHTNVSKLIHVSRYPPIKNCTLSIEKLRKIQKTLETKHTESSYLPRVINIFKHPNFEKRFQHYSYGQMSVKYLMLATKTVEVEDNCQTSRIWEHKTTLLDNSGLDINSCLQFLLDYYTQLLKNQSTTPLRFLHEIVRSTVIISDLFIDKSQFSWMLEVFLELSKMHTVEDELLHQYLIVGIAKATAVLTPDLETYENIKKLLVQYLKSSFLPSRMACLHGLLYILEGCKLSNITIGGISEEMQIILPCAVEYVQCNLNSNNGILKRSQEHTVLVWTLGFFLIENIDEAHLDPSFVSSTLHVAFTVLLQQKPTNTLQLVLMKALERLIIFKKSVAKNNGKQIMNLALEKIKSENPYISILGMQLLLTYMYTDCAEQLEAVGPQTNPDHLVQTIEKISAIFEHIKRGYVFEIEILCFVLPDILNDFFSPSDILTKVIGEFLSPQQPHPKLLSRVVFRVFERAIEEKQLPLLQDWVVFSLSNFTQSLSVGMATWCLTCFFISASSNEWLRSFFPYVQTRVGRYEYEDRKMLCIAGSDFYKNLTNKKQKETFIQNFNKIKDQPDTLFNDLLSSL is encoded by the exons ATGGCAACTCAAGAGAAGTTGCTCAAGTCATTGGAGATTTTGAAAAGTTTGTCGTCTCCTAACCAAACTTTCGATCCTTCAAA aagaaaagaaaaaatccagCATTGTCACATAGTAACTGAGGCAATCTCAAATTCAACCATCAAGATAGCACCTAATTTTCACACCTATCTGAGCATAACTATTGAGGTACTCTTGCAATTATGTGACGATCAAGAATCTGACGTGAGGATGACGGCAGGAGATTGCTTGAACAGAATCATCAGG gcTTTGAATGATGGAAACATTGGTAAAGTACAAATAGAATTGCACAAGGGAATTAAACGAAATGGACCTGCTAAGTCATTGAGGGCTGCACTTAAGCGGTTTTCACAATTAGCACATCTGATAAGGCCTCACAAAGGCAAACCTTACGTGGTTAATCTATTTCCAACATTGATCAAAGTTTCAGAACGCCCAGAAGAACAAGTGCATGAGACTTTAGCTAACAGTATATTACCAATAATGAAAGTCTTGGGAAGTTTCTCTTCAGACAATGAGATTAAA GGGTTGTTAAAAGGTTTTTTGAAGAATGTATCAAATCAGTCAGCTGCAATTAGGAGGTCAGCTACCACCAGCATTTTACATGTGTGTTTGAATTGTAGGAAGccatatatttttgtaacatACGTCATAAATTACTTAACAG ATTTATTAATTCCAATCAATGATAATCAAACCAGTTATGTAATATTAGGTGTGATGACTTGTTTGAAAAGTGTTTTACCACATATTAAGGAAAATCAGAGGTGTGAGAGGAATATTTTTGATACACATAAAACAGGGGAGGGTGTTTCTGTCTCTGTGGACAAATTATTACAG ATATATGAattatgtttatactatttttcaaacaagGATCATAATGTTATAAATGCAGCTTTAGAAACGGCTAATATTCTATTCCAAAACTGCCCTTTTGAATTGAAGCAAGTTTTAACAAGTGAAAgtggaattgacaaaaatagAATTAGCTTATCAACTTCTTATTCCATGTCCGCACTTCGTTCTCCAA GTCAGTTAAGCGTGGCAAATAGCGCAGCAACGGAGGACTTATTTGTCGAATCAGAACTAACGGAAACTCTGAGATCGGACATCGAAAAGTGGATAGACCAATCCAAACTGTCAGtaatgaacgtaacatgtgCCAAAACCAACGAGTTAGAAAAGTCCGTCTCTGCCGAAAGCAAAAGTTCTTCAGTTGACGTGTCCTTGTCTCAGCTCGacaattttgaatacaaaCCCTCCGAATACGTTCCTGGGGCTAAAAGTCACAGCATCGGTGACAATCTAGAAAGACTCACGCTGAGTGACGATTCTTCCGAGAAGAGCTTCTCCTACATCGAAGACGACAAACACAGCGAGTCTGCCCATTTTCAA AACATCACAGTCGGGACTTTTTTAGACAACGATGTTCCCCTTGTCTACTGTACCAGACTGATCGTAAAGTCTTTCCTCCTATCTGGTCACAACGGTGTTTGTACTTCGGACAAATTAGTCAGAGTGTCGGTCAAATCGCTGGCCCTCACTTGTCTGTCATCCATTATTAAAATCTACCCAAAAGTGTTTTTGTTATACTTGGATAAAAATTGTTCCAAGGCGCTACCGAAAAACGTGTGTCATCAGCAAATCGCAGATGTCATGTTATACGAAGATCATCAGGATCCGCAGTTACGGGGAAATTTCAGAATGCTCTTGGCTAATTTCATCATGGCGGTATTAAACGAAAACCAACTAACTTACAACCAGTGGATTGAGAAACACTGTTGCGATGATAACCCTGCTAGATTTGAAATGGATGccctaataaaaattataatcaaa GGACTAGAAGACGAATCATCAAACTGTTGCAGACAAACGATCATCAGTCTAAACACTTGTTTGGAGAAAATCGCAGAATCGCCGAGCAACATCCACATTTTACCTCTGTTAAATTCTTTGCCGCTTGTGGCAGCGAACCCCTACTGGCTCGTCAAG GTGACTTTGTGTGAACTAGTAGCAAAACTTCCCTACGTCACCATTTACCACATCACCGGTTCGAACGATTTCCAAAGTAGAATAGTGCACGATGTGTTGTTCGCTCTGCTGCAAAGCGAAGACGCAAGAGTTAGAAGTGGAGCAGCGAGCGCTATTGTTGC GATAATACCTCATCTGTACTGCGAACAGTTCCAACCGAAAGAGAACGCCGTCACCACCAAAGCCATCCGGTACAGGAACTTGTACTTGTCGAATTTGTGCGACACTAATGACGGGAACAACTTGAACGGGAAGCATCTCGTGGACAATATGCCGTTTCCGTTTAGCGAAATGCTTCGTAAAGGCTGTGATAAAGTAGAATTTTCCTTGTCGAAAATTATCACGAAActgtacaattttttgttgactGCAACGTCGAATTACTTTATT TACGGTTGCATCGAAACTCTGTCACTTCTTTCCAATACATATCCCACCACGGTGTATACAAACGCGTGGAACTGCTCCAAAGTTGTGGGTTCCGTCGAAAAAGACAAAGAAAACTGTAACGTCACGTTGGATCTGTTCAGTATTTGTGTATATTTGTTGACTCATTccattattaattatgattTGACGTGTCATTTGAATTTGCTAAGCCTGTCTTCCAATTTGTACGCAG GATGTTCCTTGTGCCTGTTGAGACCCACATCTGACGCGGAATTGCCAAGTAAGCCGTGGAACATGTTTGCAAACGTCAAATTTTCCAAGCTGACTGAGTATTACTTAAGTCACATGATAAAACTCCTCAACATCCTCCATTACGTTCTTGACGACATGATTCCGACCCAACCCCAGTCCAAACCGGTCTTGGCCAATTTGTCCACATCGTCGCCGATCAAGAGACGCAAAAGCGATCTCGACAAGAAGATACTCAGTCCCATTAAAACTCCAGAGAGAGATGACAAAGACAAGAAAGACAACACCAGACCCAACACGATCGGAACATTCGTGCACCTGCCCCACTACATGAGGATTTATGACATCTTGCGCCAAGCTTACACCAACTACAAG ATAACACTAGAGTCTGAAGCCTGCGGGAAGTTTTCAGGCCTCCTGAGTCAGACTCTTCACTCGTTCTCGGTTTTGATGGAATTGGGAACGTTGGTCGAGTTTCAGGGGATAGCGGAGGAGATTTTGAGTTATTTTCGGTACACTTTTACACTCGAGGCGTCGGCGACTGTCGAGTGTGTCCAACAACTGTTGAAGTGTTTGTTCGGTAACAATTTAACCGCCAACATCAGCGAGGTGCGTCAAGAATTCGATTCAAAGCATCACGCGAGTGATAGTTCGTTTGGATTTTATTACAACATGAATCAGAAATTGTACAACGACGTGACCACGAGTTTCAATTCGTTCAAAAACATTCACAAGGTGGAGTGCGACGGAGACAGCACTCTGATGGGGTACTTGCATCGAAAGGAGATGAAGCCGCCTTTGTCGGTGCGGAGTTCGGACAAAATCTTGGCCAACTATATTAGGATATTTGAGCCCATGGTTATCAAGTCGTTGAAG CACTATACCATCACCAGTGACGTCAGGCTGCAGTGTAAAGTGTTGCAGTTGTTAAATCAGTTGATTCAGCTCAGAGTCAACTACTGTCTGCTGGACTCGGAGCAGATTTTTATCGGTTTCGTTTTGAAGCAGTTCGAGTACATCGAAGAGGGACAAATACC GTTTGCCAACGAATTGATCAAAAAGATCTTCCAATTCTTGGTACAGCTGTCTTACAGCAAGCAACACTCGAAGAGTATAATAACCATTCCGAAAATAATTCAGTTGTGCGACGGTTTGATGGCCAGCGGACAGTCCCCTTTGACCCATTGTATTCCAGCGCTCGAACCCAtagtggaaaatatttttttaacgcggAACAAATCGAGTACCATCGATTCGAAAGACTTGGAAACCACAAGAGACGTAGTTCTTTCGATGCTACTGCGGTTGTCGGAGTACCACGAGGTCATCGACTTGATAGTTTTGATTCTGGATGACAGCAAGTACTGCAGCAACGATCCGGAAAAGTGGTCGAGGTGGTCGACTCAAGTCATCAACGTGGTTTTGCCCATGTTGAGACAAAACAAGATCAGACTGGACAGTGCCGAGGCGTTGGTCTCTTTGAGGAAGCTGATGTTCGTGCTGGAACCGTCGGTGTTCCAGCCGGTGGACAGCGTCTTGCTTCTGCTGTTTCAAGAACCGTTGACCCAC GAAAACTGGCAAGCGTCGTATGTGCGACGTCTAGCGAAAATTGTGATCGTCTTTTTGATCATGTCACCCTTGAAGGAAGAAACTCTGATTTCTAAGATGAACGAGTTGAAGGCCGACTTCGCACCGGGgagtatttttgaaaattgcgtaCCCACAGCGGATCCTTTGAACGTCTTAAATAGTGTGGACATTTTCCACGGGATTTCCCCGGAAATGATTTTTGTTCGGTTCTTATTCAAAGTTCTAACACTAGTGTCGCGACGTTGCGTTGAAATCGGGGAAAATGGAGGTGACGATTTTTTCGTAGAAGAAATCGCGATTTTTCTTACGTACTGCGTGCACGTTTTCCAGTCTG GCAGTCATTGCAAGATTGCTGTTTATGCCATCTCTAACGTCAACGTCGTTCAGTTGGAGGAAAttagtaacaattttttgaaaatgaaggACTATCCCGTTTTGATGTTCTTGTGGTCTTACGTGTTGACACTTTTGAATTACAATGACAAGCATTTTTGGACCAAAGTAATCGACGCAAGCACAGCTTCGCCTTCCattaatcaaaaaatgatggcgactggcagtgtaattttgttttgtgacTACATG AACCAGGACGTCCTTAAGTCGGATCAAGTTTCGTGGTTTTTAAACAACTACGTCCACCTAATCGTCGAGCTGTGCGACGAAGACCCAATTTCAGAATTCATCTCGTCGATTCACCGCAACAGCCTCACCAGCAAGATCTTTGTGGACAGCTTAATGAAGAAACGCTTGAGCCCAACAGAC CCTGTTTTTGTGTCGAGAATTTTAAAATCCGTCGAAAACACTCACCCCAACCACACCGGCGTTCTCCTCAAACTCCTGTTACCAGAACTGTTAGTGTCGCGGGAACTCGCCATCTCTAGATTAGTCGCGAACTTGGCCAGTCGCAAAATCGAGCTGCTTCTGACCATGTCGATGACGGAAGTGAACGAACAATTGCAGAGAGAAGACTTGCTGGGGGTAATCAAAAAGATGGTCGGCTTGAATTTAGTGAGGAA ACACGAAGCTTTGTCAAGTCTCTTGAACAAGCTTTGTACGCAGTACTACGACATAAGTCCGCTGGAGTTCGACCAGAAGCGTTCCGTCAATCCAGACTACATTAAAAAGCTTCAAATTAACGAAAACTGGTATCTAGCGCAAATCAGAGGCAAGTGTAACAATAAGGAAACGGCGCAGCTTTTGTGCCGTTTGAATTATGAGGAGTTGAGTCGTTTCATGAGGAACGGAGATTTTTACAAAGGCATTTTCAAAGAGTGTATCCAGCTGGGCCTGAATTGTACAAAAAGAGACAAAGCGGAAGTGGAGAGTCCTTTAATCAAGGCAAGCGTCGAGTGTTTGTTGGATGAAGTGAGAAAAATATGCGATCGAGTCCCGGAACCTCACCAG GTGTATAAAGTGCAAGGAAGGGAAGCTTCCAGTGCAGAATCGGAGTTTTCCACAAAATTAACAAAGCTGCTCGACGACAccgcttttttcaatttgttgcaAGAAGTTATTCCGTCGGTCAATTTTTACGTTGAATCCCTACCCCATTTACCAAAAACGCAACTCTCTGACAGTGATGTTGAAATTCTGGTTAAGTTTAGTGTAATCTGTTTAGAATCAATAAACTACTTAATAGatgttgataacaattttaatgtaaattataTCGAGTCTGCCATAAACTGTTCCACTTCAATACTTCGAGAGAAGAacttttgttgtttgttgaaTCGCGACTCTCACATATCATGGTTGTGTTCCGCTGTAAATAGTCTACAAAAATTAGTAAGTTATTTGTTAGCTGACAAGGAACCGCTCCCCGCGATTCCGAAATACGGGTTACAGACGTCAATAGACAATATCAAAACGGCCCCTGTAGGCGAAACTTGTTATCAACTCTACCTCCTCGTGACTTGGTTGTACAAAATTCAAGATTCCAGTTTGActattccaaattttattttgaaaccgatCAAAAATATCATCGTTTCGATATCTCGCTTGCCCGTTTTTAATTCGTACGTTTTGATACCTGCCCAAGTGTGGAAAAGCGGGTGGTCACCAGAACTGTTAGGCAACTTCCACACCCAAGTCCCTCCCTTACCGATCGAATTCCTCCAAGAGATCGACATCCTAGAAGAGTTCATCTTTAG AATCACTCTGTTGGGTTGGACGTCGCGGCAGCAGTTCGAAGAGACCTGGATGTGTCTGTTAAGCGTCTTGTGCAACAATTTCGAAGACAAGGACGCTGTAGTGGTGCAAGACGTGGTCCACGCGTCTAGTCTGGCAGTCAAGGCGATCACAGCGCTGCTAGTACAAACGTTGTACCTACCGGTGCCGGGACACACTAACGTGTCGAAGCTGATTCACGTTTCTCGATATCCACCCATCAAGAATTGTACTCTGAG CATCGAAAAATTGcgaaaaatacaaaagacGCTTGAGACGAAACACACCGAATCCAGTTATCTGCCCAGAGTGATAAACATCTTCAAACATCCCAATTTTGAGAAGCGGTTCCAACACTACTCGTATGGACAGATGTCGGTCAAGTATCTGATGCTGGCCACTAAAACAGTAGAAGTGGAGGATAACTGTCAAACTTCGAGGATTTGGGAGCACAAAACGACTCTCCTGGACAATAGCGGCTTGGATATAAATTCTTGTTTGCAGTTTTTGTTGGACTACTACACCCAGTTACTGAAAAATCAA TCGACAACACCGTTACGATTTCTCCATGAAATCGTGAGATCTACAGTCATCATTTCAGACCTttttattgacaaatcacagtTTAGTTGGATGTTGGAGGTCTTCTTAGAACTGTCAAAAATGCACACAGTGGAGGACGAGTTGTTGCACCAGTACCTAATCGTTGGGATTGCTAAAGCAACAGCTGTTTTAACACCA GACTTGGAAACTTACGAGAACATCAAGAAATTGTTGGTGCAATACTTAAAGAGCTCGTTCCTGCCGTCTAGAATGGCGTGTTTGCACGGACTCTTGTACATTTTGGAAGGATGTAAGTTGAGTAACATTACCATCGGTGGAATCTCGGAGGAAATGCAGATTATTCTTCCTTGTGCTGTAGAATACGTTCAGTGTAATTTAAACTCGAACAATGG AATCCTAAAACGCTCACAGGAGCATACCGTTCTGGTGTGGACTTTGGGATTTTTTCTCATCGAGAATATAGATGAAGCACATCTAGATCCTAGTTTTGTTTCGAGTACGTTACATGTGGCATTTACGGTGCTGTTGCAGCAGAAACCGACCAACACTCTTCAGTTGGTCTTGATGAAG GCACTAGAAAGATTAATCATATTTAAGAAAAGCGTTGCAAAGAACAATGGAAAGCAGATTATGAATTTAGCTTTGGAGaaaattaaaagtgaaaacCCATACATTTCTATATTAGGGATGCAGCTACTTCTGACCTACATGTACACAG ATTGTGCAGAGCAGCTGGAAGCCGTGGGTCCTCAAACAAATCCGGACCACTTGGTACAAACTATCGAAAAAATATCGGCCATATTTGAGCATATCAAACGTGGCTACGTGTTCGAAATAGAAATTTTGTGTTTCGTCTTACCCGACATCCTCAACGACTTTTTCTCTCCTTCGGACATTCTCACAAAGGTGATCGGCGAGTTTTTGTCGCCGCAACAACCACATCCTAAACTGCTGAGCAGGGTGGTTTTCAgg GTTTTCGAAAGGGCCATTGAAGAAAAACAACTGCCGCTACTTCAAGACTGGGTGGTTTTTAGTCTCTCCAATTTTACGCAGTCGTTGTCCGTCGGGATGGCAACATGGTGCTTGACTTGTTTCTTCATAAGCGCGAGTTCCAACGAGTGGTTGCGTTCGTTCTTTCCATATGTACAAACACGTGTCGGTCGATACGAGTATGAAGATAGAAAGATGTTGTGTATAGCGGGCTCGgacttttataaaaatttaacgaacaagaaacaaaaagaaacgtTCATTCAGAATTTCAACAAGATCAAAGATCAACCGGACACGTTGTTTAACGATTTGTTATCTTCTTTGTAA
- the Ack gene encoding activated Cdc42 kinase Ack has protein sequence MAEDGLELIREILVDVQLVQFLLPIRDDLLITRLEHFDHVKPEDLENIGLSKPGARRLLEAVKKKRTQLKKRNLINKLIPVAANKAATLKKNDEMLTFNDFTSCLIPESDISLSIKLGDGSFGVVKKGEWSSPSGRILPVAVKILKADALTQPGVFEDFIKEVQAMHVLSHPNLIRLYGVVLSQPMKMVTELASLGSLLDYLRKQCQQTPVPMLCEYATQVATGMAYLESKRFLHRDLACRNVLLASVDKIKIGDFGLMRALPQEEDCYVMTEHKKVPFPWCAPESLRSRQFSHASDTWMFGVTVWEMFTFGEDPWMGLIGSEILRKIDKEGERLQQPEACPPAIYSILLQCWLKNPMERPTFAALKDFFRKNKTPVMKAVAAHDEPNKLKIDEGDEIAIIDGSAELYWWKGQNQKTFDIGVFPRCLVDPMRPKQPEDISKPLQNSFIHTGHGSAFGDSWGSPAYIDDMYLRNPMEPPDIIGLQREAKPSPQLCDRKKVVKNTNSLHRKPSDKQFNYRKLTNESSFKMKPQRPPQPKFEASREGVLIDLSPDAVSSTKQSNIDKYESRSVSLLDEPIDVMQEFSDYQTTNAPPPYQQPPSYYNTQLFEQTATDDPFDTSKVFTPEPRKSYSQLSSLYTSNNEVTKVNGYVKSDITNRSINYGIASKPNDIQLATSKGVAATQKEIATPISIVNNLSLMSLNEVPSNINSNNKDSKFVQDLEKYLMSKSEIPILQPPPQTSKPAKKSEPVLPKVPNETYSNLEESYTKNSRYDTTNVFNKIWYENLTKENGNVKQCKNFADIPPTTSQNYYHHYDPVAEFDRTSFSSLNFYDNCHADNVYNNTSHLGQPSSSQNSFNSCNTQTAVYGSYNSLRQYSEVPDSVYSEIAENSYSQVPDETLKPHRPAPPSPMVLSMQQIQRKIQQGQLSADAERLMTSEYRNNKISQVRECVPDVSTTDCLQVLQLCGWEVAATVKHVKIDKLLKLGLASRDQCETALQRTNWNVELAASAILDT, from the exons atggCTGAAGATGGTCTTGAGTTGATACGAGAAATATTGGTGGACGTCCAACTGGTCCAGTTTTTGCTGCCCATCAGGGATGATCTCTTGATCACGAGATTAGAACACTTTGACCATGTGAAGCCTGAGGATTTAGAAAACATTGGACTGAGCAAACCAG GCGCTAGGAGACTGTTGGAAGCTGTGAAAAAAAAGAGAACGCAATTGAAGAAACGTAATTtaatcaataaattaattcccgTGGCGGCTAATAAAGCAGCTACCTTGAAGAAGAATGATGAAATGCTCACGTTCAATGACTTTACCTCATGCCTTATACCAGAATCTGATATATCTCTGTCTATCAAACTGGGCGACGGATCGTTCGGCGTGGTAAAAAAAGGCGAATGGAGCAGTCCCAGTGGCAGGATTTTACCGGTAGCTGTTAAGATTTTAAAAGCGGACGCTTTGACCCAGCCGGGCGTGTTCGAAGACTTTATCAAGGAGGTGCAAGCGATGCACGTTCTCAGCCATCCGAATTTAATTCGTTTGTACGGAGTGGTGCTCTCCCAACCCATGAAGATGGTGACCGAATTGGCGTCCCTCGGTTCATTGTTGGACTATCTCAGGAAACAGTGCCAACAGACTCCTGTGCCCATGCTGTGCGAATATGCCACTCAAGTGGCCACCGGAATGGCATATTTAGAAAGCAAGCGCTTTCTGCATAGGGATTTGGCCTGCAGAAACGTTCTCTTGGCATCAGTAGATAAG ATCAAAATCGGCGACTTTGGTCTGATGCGGGCGTTACCGCAAGAAGAAGACTGTTACGTCATGACGGAGCACAAGAAAGTTCCTTTTCCTTGGTGCGCACCGGAGTCGCTCCGTTCGCGGCAGTTCAGCCACGCGTCCGACACCTGGATGTTCGGAGTTACCGTTTGGGAAATGTTTACTTTTGGAGAGGACCCCTGGATGGGTCTGATCGGGTCGGAAATCTTGAGGAAGATCGATAAGGAGGGGGAGCGACTCCAGCAACCGGAAGCTTGTCCTCCGGCCATTTACAGTATTTTGCTTCAGTGTTGGTTGAAGAATCCGATGGAGCGTCCCACTTTTGCCGCCTTGAAGGACTTTTTCAGGAAGAACAAGACACCCGTCATGAAGGCCGTCGCGGCCCACGACGAACCGAACAAATTGAAGATCGACGAGGGGGATGAGATTGCGATTATTGACGGAAGCGCAGAGCTGTACTGGTGGAAGGGACAGAATCAGAAGACGTTCGATATAGGGGTATTCCCCAG atgtTTAGTGGATCCCATGCGACCCAAACAACCCGAGGACATCAGTAAGCCTTTACAGAATTCGTTTATACACACCGGTCACGGTTCTGCATTTGGGGACTCCTGGGGCAGCCCCGCTTACATCGACGACATGTACCTGCGCAACCCCATGGAACCCCCAGACATAATAGGTCTGCAACGAGAAGCGAAACCTTCCCCGCAACTTTGTGATAGAAAGAAAGTGGTGAAAAACA CAAACAGTCTTCACAGGAAGCCCAGTGACAAGCAGTTTAATTACCGCAAGTTGACTAACGAGTCTAGTTTTAAAATGAAGCCCCAGAGGCCACCTCAGCCAAAGTTTGAAGCTTCCCGGGAAGGAGTTTTGATTGATCTGTCGCCCGACGCTGTAAGTTCGACGAAGCAAAGCAACATTGATAAGTATGAGTCGAGAAGCGTATCCTTGTTGGACGAACCCATCGACGTTATGCAAG AATTCTCGGATTATCAAACGACAAACGCACCACCCCCGTATCAACAGCCCCCTTCGTACTACAACACTCAATTGTTTGAACAAACAGCAACTGACGATCCCTTCGACACTTCCAAAGTGTTTACACCGGAGCCTCGCAAATCGTACTCTCAGTTGTCGTCGCTCTACACCTCGAATAACGAAGTAACTAAAGTTAACGGCTACGTAAAGAGCGATATTACCAATCGAAGTATCAATTACGGTATAGCTTCCAAACCTAACGATATTCAGTTGGCGACGTCTAAAGGTGTCGCAGCTACACAAAAAGAAATCGCAACTCCCATATCCATCGTAAACAATCTTTCTCTGATGAGTTTGAACGAAGTGCCAAGTAATATTAATTCGAATAATAAGGATTCGAAATTCGTCCAAGACCTCGAAAAGTATTTAATGTCGAAAAGTGAGATTCCGATCTTGCAGCCGCCGCCTCAGACTAGCAAACCCGCGAAAAAATCCGAACCGGTACTCCCCAAAGTTCCGAACGAAACGTACTCGAATCTGGAAGAGAGCTACACGAAAAACTCGAGATACGACACCACCAACGTCTTCAACAAAATCTGGTACGAGAACTTGACCAAAGAGAACGGCAACGTAAAGCAGTGTAAAAATTTCGCCGACATTCCACCCACGACTAGTCAGAACTACTACCACCATTACGATCCGGTTGCCGAGTTCGACAGGACGTCGTTTTCGAGTTTGAACTTTTACGACAACTGTCACGCCGACAACGTCTACAACAACACTTCGCATCTAGGGCAGCCGAGTTCTTCGCAAAACTCGTTCAATTCGTGCAATACTCAGACGGCCGTTTACGGTTCGTACAATTCGTTACGGCAATATAGCGAAGTGCCCGACTCTGTCTACTCGGAAATCGCGGAAAATTCGTACAGTCAGGTACCGGACGAGACACTCAAGCCGCATCGACCGGCACCTCCTTCGCCGATGGTGCTTAGCATGCAACAGATCCAGCGGAAAATTCAACAAGGACAG